The Methanocella arvoryzae MRE50 genome includes a region encoding these proteins:
- a CDS encoding PH domain-containing protein: protein MMDKPRRLHPAAVLTLLFKNVYGLIQAFLPIAIVLLARGDLTAWISYLIPVAIVAYCAYTVLAWWRLVYYVRGHELYMESGVITTKKRTIPFERIQGVQINEGLIQRLFGLVSLEVQTAGNDKKAEFSLSALTRRDAEELKALIGSGHIEESVVEHENLIVERLSVKALLQAATTSNGIGVIFFAIIALMSQLDDFIPGMNIFLIIVEYLIHQASSGWLSIIILLAAILALSWLLSVAGSIIRLGGFTITRLEDRIIIDRGILDRRQVTLPIKKIQAITVTESLLRQPFGLASVEVISAGYGSKANEAKIIFPLLPRSQVKQFLDRVLPEFSADLSVSPLPSRALPGYLVPGIAITAIICGIIYLVPWAYLLALIAIPILILTIFQYLDAGYRLDDRALIIRSRLLGRKTHIIPVNRIQWIGLSANPFQARARLARIRIALMSQIGGTVIDLKGLDIRNATAIWLTLYKKDRPVGRQYSSTEKP, encoded by the coding sequence ATGATGGATAAGCCGAGACGCCTGCATCCCGCAGCCGTCCTCACTCTCCTGTTCAAGAACGTCTACGGGCTGATTCAGGCATTTTTACCGATCGCCATCGTCCTGCTCGCCAGAGGAGACCTCACCGCGTGGATCAGTTATCTGATCCCTGTAGCTATCGTGGCTTATTGCGCCTATACAGTACTGGCATGGTGGAGGCTCGTCTACTACGTCAGGGGTCACGAGCTTTACATGGAGTCCGGGGTAATCACCACTAAAAAGCGTACGATTCCTTTCGAGCGCATCCAGGGAGTGCAAATAAACGAAGGCTTAATACAGCGGCTCTTCGGCCTGGTCAGCCTCGAAGTTCAGACCGCTGGGAACGATAAAAAGGCGGAATTCTCCCTTTCAGCGCTGACACGCCGGGATGCGGAAGAGCTCAAGGCTCTGATCGGTAGCGGGCACATCGAGGAGAGCGTTGTGGAGCATGAGAACCTGATCGTCGAACGGCTGTCGGTAAAGGCCCTTTTACAGGCAGCCACCACGTCGAACGGCATCGGAGTAATCTTCTTTGCGATCATCGCCCTGATGTCCCAGCTAGACGATTTCATCCCGGGGATGAACATCTTTCTGATCATCGTTGAATACCTGATACACCAGGCCAGCAGCGGCTGGTTGTCGATCATCATCCTGCTCGCTGCCATTCTGGCATTGTCCTGGCTATTATCTGTCGCAGGCTCTATAATCCGGCTTGGCGGCTTTACTATCACCAGGCTGGAAGACAGGATCATCATAGACCGGGGTATTCTCGACCGGAGGCAGGTTACCCTTCCCATCAAGAAGATCCAGGCGATCACCGTCACCGAAAGCCTGCTAAGGCAGCCGTTCGGCCTCGCCTCGGTGGAAGTCATCAGCGCAGGCTATGGCAGCAAGGCAAACGAGGCCAAAATTATATTCCCCCTGTTACCGAGAAGCCAGGTAAAGCAATTCCTCGACCGTGTGCTTCCCGAGTTTTCGGCCGACCTTTCAGTATCCCCGCTACCTTCGAGAGCACTGCCCGGCTACCTGGTGCCTGGTATCGCCATAACCGCAATAATCTGCGGGATCATCTACTTAGTACCATGGGCTTACCTGCTTGCACTGATAGCCATTCCTATCCTTATACTAACGATCTTCCAGTACCTGGATGCCGGATACCGTCTCGATGACAGAGCTCTGATCATCCGGTCAAGGCTTCTCGGGAGAAAGACTCACATTATACCGGTTAACCGGATACAGTGGATCGGGTTATCGGCTAATCCCTTCCAGGCCAGAGCCCGGCTGGCTCGCATTCGCATAGCTTTGATGTCACAGATAGGCGGAACTGTTATCGATCTAAAAGGGCTGGATATTCGGAATGCTACCGCTATCTGGCTAACATTATATAAAAAAGACCGGCCAGTCGGCCGGCAATATTCTTCTACTGAGAAACCGTAA
- a CDS encoding PH domain-containing protein: MREEPEHRLDSRAVNYWRLAGVISAVIYWIVVVSYWYASSLWQVLPEWVTAVLAVLALIGSVYEILIVPTVRWNTWRYEISDMEIYLRHGVVVKHRTLIPMTRVQHVDTVKGPLLRLFGLATVTIATAAGTHAIPALSDSVAAALRDRIAELARVTEEHDG; the protein is encoded by the coding sequence ATGCGCGAAGAACCCGAGCACCGGCTCGACAGCCGTGCGGTGAACTACTGGCGTTTAGCCGGAGTAATCTCAGCAGTCATCTACTGGATTGTAGTGGTGTCATACTGGTACGCCTCAAGCCTCTGGCAGGTGCTGCCAGAGTGGGTAACTGCTGTACTTGCCGTACTGGCCTTGATCGGATCTGTCTATGAAATTTTGATTGTGCCAACTGTAAGGTGGAATACATGGCGATACGAGATCAGCGACATGGAAATCTATCTTCGGCACGGCGTAGTCGTCAAGCACCGGACTTTGATCCCCATGACCCGGGTCCAGCATGTGGATACCGTCAAAGGCCCGCTGCTGAGGCTGTTTGGGCTGGCGACAGTGACCATCGCTACCGCGGCCGGCACACACGCGATTCCTGCCCTGTCAGACAGTGTTGCGGCAGCGTTGCGGGATCGGATCGCAGAGCTGGCGCGGGTGACAGAAGAACATGATGGATAA
- a CDS encoding LeuD/DmdB family oxidoreductase small subunit, producing the protein MALKNIRSQVLRIYPPDTNTDEVISGKYKYDELDLKKLAVHAFESIDPTFYTDAQKVKSPILVAANNFGCGSSREQAPQVIMACDVSCIIAESYARIFYRNGFNIGLPLIECKGISKAAKQGDELEVDFAKNLVINHTTGQTLPMKPIPEFMQQLLEAGGLMPYLKKQHEGKQ; encoded by the coding sequence ATGGCCCTGAAAAATATCAGATCTCAGGTTCTCAGGATTTATCCTCCTGACACCAACACCGATGAAGTCATCTCGGGCAAGTACAAGTACGACGAGCTCGACCTGAAAAAGCTGGCCGTCCACGCGTTCGAGTCCATCGACCCGACGTTCTACACGGATGCCCAGAAAGTGAAGAGCCCGATTCTGGTCGCAGCGAACAACTTCGGCTGCGGCTCCTCAAGAGAGCAGGCACCCCAGGTCATCATGGCGTGCGATGTATCCTGTATCATTGCAGAATCCTACGCGAGGATCTTCTACAGGAACGGGTTTAACATCGGCCTTCCTCTCATAGAGTGTAAGGGTATCTCGAAGGCAGCAAAGCAAGGCGATGAACTCGAAGTGGACTTTGCTAAGAACCTGGTAATCAACCACACCACGGGACAGACTTTACCTATGAAACCGATCCCCGAGTTCATGCAGCAGCTCTTAGAGGCCGGCGGCCTCATGCCGTACTTGAAGAAGCAGCACGAGGGCAAGCAGTAA
- a CDS encoding 3-isopropylmalate dehydratase large subunit — MGKTLAEKILSAKSGKDCAPGDIVTVPVDFVFSHDGTMPLAIQQMEKELNTRKVFDPEKVAGVCDHASPSPSEQVSNVQIFMRKFAKENNMPYFFENGDGICHQIVAEKFSAPGKIIIGGDSHTCTHGALAAFGTGMGSTDVGAIMAYGTTWLRVPEAFKFDINGELPKYVTSKDVFLHIVREITADGATYMSMEFMGDTVKNMSVESRLVMSNMAIEAGGKVGLCAADEKVRQFLAKYGREHEYKPLAADPDAHYANELQVDATKLEPLIAYPHRVDNVKPVSEFAGMELDQVCIGSCTNGRLEDLKVAAEILKGKKVHKDTRLVVYAASRGVMLEAMQAGYIQTLVEAGAAVCPPGCGFCIGRTVALGDGEKVLSTQNRNFKGRMGNNKSEIYLSNVPVAAVSAIYGKVTDPREVL; from the coding sequence ATGGGCAAGACGCTAGCAGAGAAAATTTTGTCCGCAAAGAGCGGGAAGGACTGTGCGCCGGGCGACATCGTCACTGTCCCCGTCGACTTCGTATTTTCACACGACGGCACAATGCCGCTGGCTATCCAGCAGATGGAGAAAGAATTGAACACCCGAAAGGTGTTCGATCCTGAGAAAGTGGCGGGGGTTTGCGACCACGCGTCTCCGTCTCCCAGCGAGCAGGTCTCCAACGTCCAGATCTTCATGAGGAAGTTCGCGAAGGAGAACAACATGCCGTACTTCTTCGAGAACGGCGATGGTATTTGCCACCAGATCGTAGCCGAGAAGTTCTCCGCCCCGGGCAAGATCATCATCGGCGGCGACAGCCACACCTGCACCCACGGTGCTCTCGCAGCGTTCGGCACGGGCATGGGCTCCACCGACGTCGGCGCCATCATGGCGTACGGCACCACCTGGCTGCGCGTTCCCGAGGCATTCAAGTTCGACATCAACGGCGAACTGCCGAAATACGTCACCTCTAAAGACGTTTTCTTGCACATCGTCAGGGAGATCACCGCAGACGGCGCGACTTATATGAGCATGGAATTTATGGGCGACACGGTCAAGAACATGTCCGTCGAGTCCAGGCTGGTCATGTCCAACATGGCCATCGAAGCGGGCGGTAAAGTCGGCCTGTGCGCCGCGGACGAGAAGGTACGGCAGTTCCTGGCAAAGTACGGCCGCGAACACGAGTACAAGCCTCTCGCCGCAGACCCGGATGCCCACTATGCCAACGAACTGCAAGTCGACGCCACCAAACTCGAGCCCCTCATTGCCTACCCCCACAGGGTAGACAACGTCAAGCCGGTATCTGAGTTCGCAGGCATGGAGCTCGACCAGGTATGCATTGGTTCCTGCACTAACGGCAGGCTGGAAGACCTCAAGGTCGCAGCCGAAATTCTCAAAGGCAAGAAAGTTCACAAGGACACCCGCCTCGTGGTTTACGCTGCCAGCAGAGGAGTAATGCTCGAAGCCATGCAGGCAGGCTACATCCAGACTCTTGTCGAGGCCGGAGCAGCGGTATGCCCGCCGGGTTGCGGCTTCTGCATAGGACGGACCGTAGCACTGGGCGACGGCGAGAAAGTGCTGTCCACCCAGAATCGTAATTTTAAAGGCAGGATGGGCAACAACAAGTCTGAAATTTATCTCTCTAACGTGCCTGTGGCGGCAGTCAGTGCCATATATGGCAAGGTAACCGACCCGAGGGAGGTGCTCTAA
- a CDS encoding formylmethanofuran dehydrogenase subunit C has product MEKVTLTPNGEKYLVLEAECITPDNFAGRTLEEIADMQVWEGNTTHRLGKFFDISGTTAATAEEQAIVINGSVPRVKYIGSKMAAGAILCKGDVDMYCGAWMKGGSILVKGNADAFAGIQMEGGDLVIEGNAGNYLGAAYRGDWRGMKGGNILVKGNAGCDIGEYMIGGTITVHGNVTINAGIHAGRAVGAKEPGGKIIIHGNAESRVGAQMTRGTIYVLGKIGNMMPGFALKSTEEVEFDGQKMLFNVYTGDRAEAGKGTLYVKS; this is encoded by the coding sequence ATGGAAAAAGTTACCTTAACGCCAAACGGGGAAAAGTACCTCGTGCTCGAAGCTGAATGTATCACTCCGGACAACTTCGCGGGCAGGACTCTGGAAGAGATCGCTGACATGCAGGTGTGGGAGGGTAACACCACCCACCGCCTCGGCAAGTTCTTCGACATCAGCGGCACCACTGCCGCTACAGCCGAAGAGCAGGCCATCGTCATCAACGGCAGCGTTCCCAGAGTCAAGTACATCGGCTCGAAGATGGCCGCCGGCGCCATCCTTTGCAAGGGCGACGTAGACATGTACTGCGGCGCCTGGATGAAGGGCGGCAGCATCCTCGTCAAAGGCAACGCCGACGCCTTCGCAGGCATCCAGATGGAAGGCGGCGACCTCGTCATCGAGGGCAACGCCGGCAACTACCTGGGCGCAGCATACCGTGGCGACTGGAGAGGCATGAAAGGCGGCAACATCCTGGTCAAAGGCAACGCAGGCTGCGACATAGGCGAATACATGATCGGCGGCACTATAACGGTGCACGGCAACGTCACCATCAACGCCGGCATCCACGCCGGCAGAGCTGTCGGCGCAAAAGAGCCCGGCGGAAAGATCATCATCCACGGCAACGCCGAAAGCAGAGTCGGCGCCCAGATGACCCGCGGCACCATCTACGTCCTCGGCAAGATCGGCAACATGATGCCAGGCTTCGCCCTGAAGTCCACCGAAGAGGTAGAATTCGACGGCCAGAAGATGCTGTTCAATGTCTACACTGGTGACCGTGCAGAGGCCGGAAAAGGCACGCTGTACGTGAAAAGTTAA